In a single window of the Natator depressus isolate rNatDep1 chromosome 24, rNatDep2.hap1, whole genome shotgun sequence genome:
- the LOC141977544 gene encoding uncharacterized protein LOC141977544, translating into MQSSSAEVTMMESQNRKRAPAWTEREVRDLIAVWGEESVLSELRSSFRNAKTFVKISQGMKDRGHNRDPKQCRVKLRELRQAYQKTREANGRSGSEPQTCRFYDELHAILGGSATTTPAVLFDSFNGDGGNTEAGFGDEEDDDDDEVVDSSQQASGETGFPDSQELFLTLDLEPVPPEPTQGCLLDPAGGEGTSAACVSMITGSSPSQRLVKIRKKKKRTRDEMFSELMLSSHTDRAQTNAWRQIMSDCRKAQNDQEERWRAEESKWRAEESKWRAEERAEARMWRQRDERRQDSMLRLLEDQTSMLQCMVELQQRQLEHRLPLQPLCSSQTAPFWGMRDIAPNQWIPNFNNL; encoded by the exons atgcagagctcatcagcagaggtgaccatgatggagtctcagaatcgcaaaagagctccagcatggaccgaacgggaggtacgggatctgatcgctgtatggggagaggaatccgtgctatcagaactccgttccagttttcgaaatgccaaaacctttgtcaagatctcccagggcatgaaggacagaggccataacagggacccgaagcagtgccgcgtgaaactgagggagctgaggcaagcctaccagaaaaccagagaggcgaacggccgctccgggtcagagccccaaacatgccgcttctatgatgagctgcatgccattttagggggttcagccaccactaccccagccgtgttgtttgactccttcaatggagatggaggcaatacggaagcaggttttggggacgaagaagatgatgatgatgacgaggttgtagatagctcacagcaagcaagcggagaaaccggttttcccgacagccaggaactgtttctcaccctggacctggagccagtaccccctgaacccacccaaggctgcctcctggacccagcaggtggagaagggacctccg ctgcatgtgtttcaatgatcacaggatcttctccttcccagaggctagtgaagattagaaagaaaaaaaaacgcactcgagatgaaatgttctccgagctcatgctgtcctcccacactgacagagcacagacgaatgcgtggaggcaaataatgtcagactgcaggaaagcacaaaatgaccaggaggagaggtggcgggctgaagagagtaagtggcgggctgaagagagtaagtggcgggctgaagagagggctgaagctcgaatgtggcggcagcgtgatgagaggaggcaggattcaatgctgaggctgctggaggaccaaaccagtatgctccagtgtatggttgagctgcagcaaaggcagctggagcacagactgccactacagcccctgt GCAGTTCTCAAACtgctcccttctggggaatgcgGGACATTGCTCCAAACCAGTGgatcccaaactttaacaacctgtga